The nucleotide window TGCTCGGTGTATACATTGCTTCTGAATTAGCTTTCCCATTTCTTAATGATTTAGGTACAGATTTACCTTATTTTCAATTTGGTCGATTAAGACCTTTGCACACTAATTCTGTGATTTTTGCTTTTGCTGGATCAGCACTAATGGCGTCAGCTTTTTATATTGTACAACGCACTAATCAAACCCGTCTTTGGTCTAATAAAATGGCTTGGTTTACATTTTGGTCATGGAATACTGTGATTGTTTTAGCGGTTATTACTCTACCTTTAGGTTTGACACAATCTAGGGAATATGCAGAGTTAGAATGGCCAATTGATATTTTGATTACTTTAGCATGGGTTTCGTATCTATATAATTTTATTATGACTATTTATATTCGTAATCGTAATAAAGTACCACATGTTTATGTGGCTAATTGGTTCTTTATGGGTATGATGGTTATGGTTACTTATCTTCATGTGATTAACAATTTATCCATTCCAGTGAGTGCGTTTAAATCTTATTCAATCTTTTCTGGTGTACAGGACGCTATGATTCAGTGGTGGTGGGGTCATAATGCTGTTGGATTTTTCCTAACAGCAGGCTTTTTAGGTATTATGTATTATTTTGTGCCAAAACAAGCACAGCGTCCAATATATTCTTATCGTTTATCGGTGATTCACTTTTGGGCATTGATGTTTGGTTATGTTTGGTTAGGTGCTCATCATCTACAATATACAGCATTACCGGATTGGGCAGGTTCATTGGGTGCAACAATTTCATTAGCTATGATTATTCCATCATGGGGTGGTGCGCTTAATGGTATTTTAACGTTATCAGGTGCTTGGGATCGTTTACGTGAAGATTATATTCTACGTTTTTTGATTATGTCTTTAGCATTCTACGCCATGAGTACATTTGAAGGACCGGTTATGGCGGCGAAGACAGTTAATGCCTTGTCACATTATACAGATTGGACGATTGGTCATGTACATTCTGGTGCATTAGGTTGGAATATTATGGTGGCAGCAGGTGCTATATATCACATGATTGAGAAAATTTATAACGTTAAAATGTCACAAAAACTCTTAGGTATTCATTTTTGGATACATACGATTGGAACAGTGGTTTATATTGTAGCGATGTGGGTGTCAGGTATTATGCAAGGTCTTATGTGGAGAGCGTATGATGAATACGGAACATTGGCTTATACGTTTGCTGAGTCAGTATCAGCAATGCATCCTTATTATGTTATGAGAGCTACAGGCGGCACATTGGTACTATTAGGCGCAATTATCATGTTAATTAATATTGTGACGACTATT belongs to Candidatus Vesicomyosocius okutanii and includes:
- the ccoN gene encoding cytochrome-c oxidase, cbb3-type subunit I codes for the protein MNLTEKYDLGVVKWFAIMATVYLVIGTLLGVYIASELAFPFLNDLGTDLPYFQFGRLRPLHTNSVIFAFAGSALMASAFYIVQRTNQTRLWSNKMAWFTFWSWNTVIVLAVITLPLGLTQSREYAELEWPIDILITLAWVSYLYNFIMTIYIRNRNKVPHVYVANWFFMGMMVMVTYLHVINNLSIPVSAFKSYSIFSGVQDAMIQWWWGHNAVGFFLTAGFLGIMYYFVPKQAQRPIYSYRLSVIHFWALMFGYVWLGAHHLQYTALPDWAGSLGATISLAMIIPSWGGALNGILTLSGAWDRLREDYILRFLIMSLAFYAMSTFEGPVMAAKTVNALSHYTDWTIGHVHSGALGWNIMVAAGAIYHMIEKIYNVKMSQKLLGIHFWIHTIGTVVYIVAMWVSGIMQGLMWRAYDEYGTLAYTFAESVSAMHPYYVMRATGGTLVLLGAIIMLINIVTTIRRSGSGQIANV